The following coding sequences lie in one Clarias gariepinus isolate MV-2021 ecotype Netherlands chromosome 27, CGAR_prim_01v2, whole genome shotgun sequence genomic window:
- the flrt2 gene encoding leucine-rich repeat transmembrane protein FLRT2, whose protein sequence is MEFQVGLWNNDWTSFVRFWFTVLLSLHVQFNPVASCPKECRCDKMFIYCNERSLTSVPLGIGEGYKILYLHNNQINSAGFPMELHNVESVDTVYLYGNQLDEFPLNLPRNVKVLHLQENNIQTISRAALAQLPKLEELHLDDNSISTVGVEEGAFREAVNLKLLFLTKNHLSSIPIGLPAGLKELRLDENRIAEIDEGAFQNVTNLQQLMLDGNLLEDDAIAPGTFKNLAKLKELSLSRNSLTVPPPLLPSVSLTKLNLQENQINDIPVLVFSELRMLEKLDLSFNPLQTVPQGAFDGLRSLTHLNVRNNQWRCDCAIKWIVIWLKSLPSSVNVRGFFCHQPDRLKGMIIRELNLDILECPTSTDIDQGPPYLPPSSSPPHRTITLPKTTPTITTTTSTMPSTAFYSTTTNPTPPVPNFPPAPYPPYEDPLKISLNVVNGTCVVVTWESYFTVTAYKVTWVKRGQNLMMDISQERTVPGEQRRLNLYDLEPRSKYRICVYILDSLYSYRPGEDTICSEIRTKSASKNSNNNNVSESDQVAQQDVTSTFLLAGVIGGVVLLILIILLSLFCWYMHKKSRSSCSSSKWKYNRGRRKDDYCEAGTKKDNSILEMTETSFQIVPLNNEQLLKGDFRIQPIYTPNVGIGYRDCHLSNNSIVYCKSSNVPGVEFCPT, encoded by the coding sequence ATGGAGTTCCAAGTGGGATTGTGGAATAATGATTGGACCTCATTTGTTCGATTTTGGTTTACCGTATTGCTGAGCTTGCATGTGCAGTTCAATCCTGTTGCATCATGTCCCAAAGAGTGTCGTTgtgacaaaatgtttatttactgcAATGAGAGGAGTTTGACATCTGTGCCTCTGGGCATTGGGGAGGGATACAAGATCCTCTACCTCCACAACAACCAGATCAACAGCGCTGGATTTCCGATGGAGCTCCACAACGTGGAGTCGGTGGACACTGTGTACTTGTATGGGAATCAGCTGGATGAGTTCCCTCTTAACCTTCCCAGAAATGTTAAAGTACTCCATttacaggaaaacaacatccagACCATTTCCAGGGCAGCACTTGCCCAACTACCCAAGCTGGAAGAACTGCACTTGGACGACAACTCCATCTCCACAGTTGGGGTTGAGGAAGGGGCGTTCCGGGAAGCGGTTAACCTTAAGCTCCTCTTCCTCACTAAGAATCACTTGAGCAGCATTCCTATTGGATTACCAGCAGGTCTTAAGGAACTGCGTCTGGATGAAAACCGTATTGCAGAAATAGATGAAGGAGCTTTTCAAAACGTTACAAACCTACAGCAGCTGATGCTGGATGGAAATCTTCTGGAGGATGATGCCATCGCGCCTGGCACCTTTAAGAACCTGGCCAAGCTCAAAGAGCTTTCGTTATCCCGGAATTCTCTCACAGTGCCGCCACCTTTGCTTCCTTCGGTGTCCCTTACTAAACTGAACCTGCAGGAGAACCAGATTAATGACATCCCTGTTTTAGTCTTCTCAGAACTTAGGATGCTGGAGAAACTTGATCTGTCATTTAACCCATTACAGACTGTACCACAAGGTGCTTTTGATGGGCTGAGAAGCCTGACACATCTCAACGTTCGAAACAACCAGTGGCGCTGTGATTGTGCTATTAAGTGGATAGTCATTTGGCTGAAGTCCTTGCCATCCTCCGTGAACGTCCGTGGTTTTTTTTGTCACCAACCAGACAGACTAAAGGGGATGATAATCCGAGAACTTAACCTTGATATCCTCGAGTGTCCTACCAGCACTGATATCGATCAGGGGCCCCCTTACTTACCTCCATCTTCATCGCCACCTCATAGAACCATCACCCTACCCAAAACCAcccccaccatcaccaccaccaccagcaccatGCCATCTACAGCTTTTTACTCAACTACAACCAACCCCACACCACCAGTCCCCAATTTCCCACCTGCTCCCTATCCTCCCTATGAAGACCCCCTGAAAATATCCTTGAATGTTGTGAATGGAACGTGTGTTGTGGTCACCTGGGAATCTTATTTTACAGTGACGGCTTACAAAGTCACTTGGGTGAAGAGGGGTCAGAACTTAATGATGGATATTAGCCAGGAGAGGACGGTACCTGGGGAGCAGCGCAGACTTAACTTGTATGACTTGGAACCTAGATCCAAGTACCGGATCTGTGTTTACATTCTTGATTCCTTATACAGTTACAGACCCGGAGAGGACACAATCTGTTCTGAGATCAGGACCAAATCAGCCTCAAAAAACTCCAACAATAACAATGTATCTGAGTCAGATCAGGTGGCACAACAGGATGTCACGTCCACGTTCCTTTTAGCCGGTGTGATTGGTGGCGTTGTGCTGCTCATTTTGATCATCTTGCTTAGTCTGTTTTGCTGGTACATGCACAAGAAGAGCAGGTCCTCCTGTTCCTCGTCCAAATGGAAATACAACCGAGGCAGGAGAAAAGATGACTACTGCGAAGCCGGCACCAAGAAGGACAACTCCATTCTTGAAATGACCGAGACCAGCTTTCAGATTGTGCCACTGAACAATGAGCAGCTTCTAAAGGGCGATTTCAGGATCCAGCCCATTTACACACCCAATGTTGGCATCGGGTACAGAGACTGCCACCTGAGTAACAACAGCATCGTTTACTGCAAGAGCAGCAATGTTCCTGGGGTGGAATTCTGCCCCACGTGA